Genomic DNA from Aquisalimonas asiatica:
GGGCCATTGCCGTGGAGGGGGCCGCTGCGTCACAGCCGGCGGAGGACGGCTCCGGGCGATCGCTGCATGCGCTCATTGCCGATGCCGCGGAGGCGGGGGTGACGTTCCGGATCTGCTCGCCTGCTGTGGCGCGATTCGGTGACGCGCTGATTCCCGAGATCCGGGAGGTGGTTGGTGCGGCCTGGCTGGCGGGCCGCGTGATGGACCCGGACACGGTGACCCTGACCTACTGAGACACACCAGTGACTGAACGAGGACTCCCCATGAAGCATGATGAGGTCCGGGCCGCCCTTGAGGGTGCCGAGCGGATTCACGACGGCGCTGCGGTGGAAGCGGCACTGGCCCGCATGGCCGCCGAGATCACCGCCGACATGGCCGACGACCTGCCTCTGGTGTTGTGCGTGATGATCGGCGGTCTGGTGCCCGCCGGGCGCCTGCTGCCGCTGATGAACTTCCCCCTGGAAGTGGATTACGTCCACGCCACGCGCTACCGCGGCGAGACATCGGGCGGGCACCTGGCCTGGGTTGCCAAGCCCCATACGCCGCTGAAGGATCGCACCGTGCTGATCATTGATGACATCCTCGATGAAGGCCGCACCCTGGCCGCGCTGCAGGAGTACTGCGCGGAAGAGGGGGCGGCGCACGTGCGCACGGCCGTGCTGGTGCGCAAGGACCACGACCGCTGCCTGCCCCAGGTGCGCGCGGACTACATCGGCCTGAACGTGGACGACCGCTACGTCTTCGGTGCAGGCATGGATTACCACGGCGTGCTGCGCAACGTGGACGGCATTTACGCGATTCGCGAGGAGGACTGATGGCTGTCGCGATCATTGGCGGAACCGGCCTGACCCGGCTCGACCACCTGGAGATTACCCATCGGGAGGTGGTGCACACCCCCTACGGTGAGCCGTCGGGCCCGATCACCCACGGCATTCTGCACGGCCGGGAGGTGCTGTTTCTGGCCCGCCACGGCTACGGTCACACGATTCCGCCGCACCGGGTGAACTACCGCGCCAATCTCTGGGCGCTGCAGCACCTGGGTGTTGAGCGGTTGTTTGCCGTGGCCGCGGTCGGCGGTATTCACGAGGCCATGTACCCGGGGCGTGTCGGCTTCCCGGACCAGGTGATCGACTACACCTGGGACCGTAAGCACACGTTCTTCGAGGACGATCTGACCCACGTCACGCACATCGATTTCACCTATCCGTATGACGACGCCATGCGGCAGCTCCTGATGGCGGCTGCGCGGGAGGTGGACCTGGATGCAGTGGAGGGCGGCACCTACGGGGCTACCCAGGGCCCGCGGCTCGAGACCGCTGCGGAAATCCGTCGCATGAAGAGGGACGGCTGCGACGTCGTGGGCATGACCGGCATGCCGGAGGCCGCCCTGGCTCGGGAGCTGGGGATCGGTTACGCCAGCTGCACCGTGGTGGCGAACTGGGCCGCCGGCCTGGATCCGGCGCCGATCACCATGGAAGAGATCGAACGCCACCTGAACACCGGTATGGAAAACGTCCGGCAGCTGTTCGGGGCACTGATTCCCAAGCTGGAGAGTTAGCGCGGCGCGCTCAGCCTTCCTCCAGCTCCTCCCAGCGGCTGTAGGCCTGCTCCAGCTCCTGCTCCAGGGTCTGCAGCCGCTGCGCGGTCTCTGTCACGGTAGCCGCATCCTGTTGATGGAACGCGGGGTCCGACAGCTGCTGTGACAGTTCTGCCTGTTCGGCTTCCAGCGCCTCGATGCGTGCGGGCAACGCCTCCAGCTCCAGTTTGTCCTTGTAGCTCAGCTTGCGCCGGGGTTGCGATGCCGCCGGGGTGTCGGGCCGCGACTGACGTGGCCCGGCAGGTGCGGCCGCGGGGGTGGCGGTGTCGGGCCTGGGCGGTTCCGGACGCTGGCGCAGCCAGTCGGAGTAGCCGCCGATGTACTCCCGCAGGCCGCCGTCCGGGTCGAAGGCGAAGGTGCTGGTGACCACGTTGTCGAGGAATTCCCGGTCGTGGCTGACCAGCAGCACGGTGCCATCGAATCCCATCAGCTGCTGCTCCAGGAGATCGAGGGTCTCCAGGTCCAGGTCGTTGGTGGGTTCGTCCAGGACCAGCACGTTCGCCGGGCGCGTGAACAGCCGCGCCAGCAGCAGGCGGCTGCGTTCGCCGCCGGAGAGCGACGAGACCGGCACGCGGGTGCGCGAGGGTTCGAACAGGAAGTCCTGCAGGTAGCCGACCACGTGCTTTTCCTGGCCGTTGATGCGTACCGTCTCGCGTCCGCCGCCGACGGTGTCGCGAACCGTCGCATTGGGGTCCAGGCTCTCCCGGAGCTGGTCGAACCAGGCCACTTCCAGGCTCGTACCCCAGCGGATCGAACCCGCCGACGGCTGCAGGTCGCCCAGCAGCACCCGCAGCAGGGTCGTCTTGCCGCAGCCGTTGGGGCCGATCAGGCCGATCTTGTCGCCGCGCTGGATGGTGGTGGAGAAGTCGCGGAAGAGCGGTTCGCCATCGTACGCTGCGGCGAGCTGTTCCGCTTCGATCACGAGCTTGCCCGAGCGCTCTGCGCTCTGGGCCTCGATCCGCGCCGTGCCGGAGCGCTCCCGGCGCTGTCGGCGCTCCTCCCGCATGGCCTTCAGGGCGCGCACCCGGCCCTCGTTGCGGGTGCGCCGCGCCTTGATGCCCTGGCGGATCCACGCCTCTTCCTGCGCCAGCTTCTTGTCGAACCGGTCCTGCTCCTTCTGTTCGGCCTCCAGCGCCGCCTCCCGGCGTTCCAGGTACTTGTCGTAGTTGCCCGGCCAGCTGGTGAGCTGACCGCGATCCAGCTCCAGGATCCGTGTGGCCAGCCGGCGCAGGAAGGCGCGATCGTGGGTGATGAACAGCACCGTGCCGCTGTAGCCCAGCAGCATGCGCTCCAGCCGGTCCACGGAGTCGATGTCCAGGTGGTTGGTGGGCTCGTCCAGCAGCAGGATATCCGGTTCATTGACCAGCGCTCTGGCCAGCAGCACCCGGCGTCGCCGGCCACCGGAGAGCGCGTCGAACGGCTGCTCCCCGTCCAGTTCCAGCCGGCTGAGCACCGCATCGATGCTGGATGCCAGCTGCCATCCCCCGTGTGCCTCGATGGTCTGCTGCAGGGCGTCGAACTCGTCGGTGACGGCGTCATCGCCTGCTGCGACCCGCGCGCTGAGCGTATTCCAGCGCTGCAGGGTGGTGCCGATGCTGCCCAGCCCTTCGGCCACCACATCGCGCACCGAGCGGTCCCCGAGACCGGGGACGTCCTGTTCCATGCGCGCGATGCGCAGGGTGTCCCGGCCCATGACCCGGCCGCTGTCCGGCTCCTGGGTGCCCTCGATGACTCGCATCAGGGTGGACTTGCCGGTGCCGTTGCGGCCGAGCAGACAGATGCGTTCGCCCGGTTGAAGCTCCAGGTTGACCCGGTCCAGCACCGGGGGGCCGCTGAATGCCAGTGAGACGTCCTGTAATTGCAGTAGCACTGCGCCTCCGAAACCGTGTGGCGGGTTGCGTTGAACCGATTCAGTAGTGGGGCGGTGGTGGCTCTGCGGCCTCGCCACCGCCACCGTCTGAGCGCTGCTCCTCGATGCCGCGCAGCCGGCGATGGAGCCGCTGGATCTGTTCCTGCTGCTGGTCGATGATCTTCTGCTGGCGCAGCAGGCTCTCCGTCAGGGTGTCGATGGCGTCGTCCTGATGGGTCAGCCGGATCTCCAGATCCGCCAGCCGCGTTTCCACCTCTTCAGTCATGCCGGATCTTCCTCGTTTTCCGCCTGTTCCAGGCGTTCCATGGCGTCCATCCAGTCGGATTCCCGGCGCTCCATGTCGTCGCGGAGCCGGGCCTGCTCGCTCAGCAGTTCCTGCAGACGGGCCGCCGCGGACTCCTCGTAGAGCGCCGGGTCCGCCAGGGCGTCCTCCACCTCCTGGACCCGGGCGGACAGGCGCTCGACGTCGCTCTCCAGCCGTTTCACCTCCTTGCGCAGGGGTTGCAGCTGCTTGCGGCGTTCGGCGGCGCGCTGGCGCTGCTCCTTGCGGTTGCCACTGCCTCCGTCGGCGCTGCGGGCCGCCGCCGGGGTGCCCGCGGTGCGGCGCTCGGCGAGCCAGCGGGCGTAGTCATCCAGGTCGCCATCGAACGCACTGGCGCGGCCGTCGGCGACCAGGAGCAGGCGGTCGGTGGTGCTGCGCAGCAGGTGGCGGTCGTGGGCGATGACCACCAGTGCGCCGGCGTAATCCTGCAGGGCCATGGTCAGCGCGTGGCGCATGTCCAGGTCCAGGTGGTTGGTGGGTTCGTCCAGCAGCAGCAGGTTGGGGCGCTGGTACACCAGCATTGCCAGGACCAGGCGCGCCTTCTCGCCGCCGGAGAACGGCGCTACCGGTGACAGCGCCATGTCGCCCTGGAAGCCGAATCCGCCCAGGTAGTTGCGCAGGTCCAGCTCCTTCGCCTTGTCATCGAGCCGTTGCAGATGGACCACGGGCGAGGCGTTCGGGTCGAGCTGCTCCAGCTGGTGCTGGGCGAAGTAGCCGATGCGGAGCTGGTGGGCGGGCTCCCGGCTGCCGCTGAGCAGTGCCTGCTCACCGGCCAGCAGGCGGACGAGTGTGGACTTGCCGGCACCGTTAGGTCCGAGGATGCCGAGCCGGTCTCCCGGCGCCAGCGCCAGATTGATACCCGAGACCACCGGCGTGTGGTCGTATCCGGTGCTGACCTTGTCCAGCGTCAGCAGAGGGCGCGGCAGGTGGGTCGGCTCTCTGAATGCAAACCGGAACGGCGAGTCCACGTGAGCGGGACTGAGCGCCTCCATCCGCTCCAGGGTCTTCACCCGGCTCTGGGCCTGGCGCGCCTTGGTCGCCTGGGCGCGGAAGCGGTCCACGAAACGCTGGATACGCTGGATCTCCGCCTGTTGGCGCTCGTAGGCGGCCTGCTGCTGGGCCAGGCGTTCGGCCCGTTGCCGCTCGAAGTCGGAATAGTTCCCGGTGTAACCGTGGATGGTCTGCTGCTCCAGATGGAGTATGCGCTGGGTGACGGCGTCCAGGAAATCGCGGTCGTGGGCGATGAGCAGCAGCGTCCCGGGGTAGCTCCGCAGCCAGTCCTGCAGCCACAGCACGGCGTCCAGGTCCAGGTGGTTGGTGGGCTCGTCCAGGAGCAGCAGGTCCGAGCGGCACATCAGTGCGCGCGCCAGGTTCAGCCGCATGCGCCATCCCCCGGAGAAGCGGGCCACGGGGGTGTTCTCGTCGTCCGGGCCAAAGCCCAGACCGTGCATGAGGGCGCCCGCACGCGCACGGGCGCTGTAGCCGCCGATACTGTCGATACGCCCGTGTAGCGTGGCGATGCGTTCGCCCTGGTCCGCGGCCTCGGCGTCGCGGAGTTGCGATTCGATCTCCCGGAGTTCGGCGTCACCGTCCATGACGAATTCCACGGCCGGGCGTTCGGTGGCGTCGGTTTCCTGGGCCACGTGCGCCATGACCAGCCCGGGCGGCAGGGTGCACTCGCCGGCGTCGGGCTGCAGCTCGCCACGGATCAGGGCGAACAGGCTCGACTTGCCGGTGCCGTTGGCGCCGACCAGACCGACGCGCTCGCCGGGGCGCACGGTGGCGCTGGCATCACGCAGGAGCGCCTCGGTCCCGCGGCGCAGGGTGAGATTGACCAGATTCAGCATGGCGCGAAGTGTACCAGTCAGGGGGCCGCGAGGCATGCGGTCGTCGACGCTGCCAGGGTGTTCAATACGGTACCGAATGGTTACAGTCTGAAACCCGGGCGGGCCCGCCTGCCGATCAATGACGAACTGGGAAGCGCTTATGTCGGCACATTATCCGAATCTCATGCAGCCGCTGGATCTTGGCTTCACGCAGCTGCGTAACCGCGTGCTGATGGGATCCATGCACACCGGACTGGAAGACCGTCGGCGGGACTACGAGAAACTGGCAGTCTATTTCGCCGAGCGGGCGCGGGGGCAGGCCGGGCTGATCGTCACGGGCGGTATCGCACCGAACCTCACCGGCTGGCTGGCGCCGTTCTCGTCCAAGCTCACTGCACGGCATGAAGTGGGCCGGCATCGTCTGGTGACGGATGCGGTCCATGATGAAGGCGGCAAGGTCTGCATGCAGATCCTGCACGCCGGACGCTACAGCTACCATCCTCTCAGCGTCGCGCCGTCGGCCATCAAGGCGCCGATCAACCCGTTCAAGCCACGTGCCCTCAGCCGGTGGGGCATCGAGCGGCAGATCGATGCGTTTGTCCGGTGCGCGGTGCTGGCCCGGGAGGCCGGTTACGACGGCGTCGAGATCATGGGCTCCGAGGGGTACCTGATCAACCAGTTCGTGGCCCCCCGCACCAACCACCGTACCGACGAGTGGGGTGGCAGCTTCGAGAACCGCGCGCGGTTCCCGCTGGAGATCGTGCGTCGTGTGCGTGAAGCGGTGGGCTACGACTTCATTATCATCTATCGGCTGTCCATGCTCGACCTGGTGGAGGGTGGCAGCACCTGGGACGAGGTGGTGCGCCTGGGGCAGGGGGTGGAGGCCGCCGGGGCCACCCTGATCAACACCGGCATCGGCTGGCACGAGGCGCGGGTGCCAACCATCCAGACCAGCGTGCCGCGCGGTGCATTCACCGGCGTCACGGCGGCGCTGCGCGGTGCACTGCAGGTGCCGCTGGTCACGGTCAACCGAATCAACATGCCGGCCGATGCCGAGCACATCCTGGCCCGGGGGGATGCCGACATGGTCTCCATGGCGCGGCCGTTTCTTGCGGACCCGGACTGGGTGGAGAAGGCCGCGGCGGGCCGTGATGCCGAGATCAACACCTGCATCGCCTGCAATCAGGCG
This window encodes:
- a CDS encoding ATP-binding cassette domain-containing protein — encoded protein: MLLQLQDVSLAFSGPPVLDRVNLELQPGERICLLGRNGTGKSTLMRVIEGTQEPDSGRVMGRDTLRIARMEQDVPGLGDRSVRDVVAEGLGSIGTTLQRWNTLSARVAAGDDAVTDEFDALQQTIEAHGGWQLASSIDAVLSRLELDGEQPFDALSGGRRRRVLLARALVNEPDILLLDEPTNHLDIDSVDRLERMLLGYSGTVLFITHDRAFLRRLATRILELDRGQLTSWPGNYDKYLERREAALEAEQKEQDRFDKKLAQEEAWIRQGIKARRTRNEGRVRALKAMREERRQRRERSGTARIEAQSAERSGKLVIEAEQLAAAYDGEPLFRDFSTTIQRGDKIGLIGPNGCGKTTLLRVLLGDLQPSAGSIRWGTSLEVAWFDQLRESLDPNATVRDTVGGGRETVRINGQEKHVVGYLQDFLFEPSRTRVPVSSLSGGERSRLLLARLFTRPANVLVLDEPTNDLDLETLDLLEQQLMGFDGTVLLVSHDREFLDNVVTSTFAFDPDGGLREYIGGYSDWLRQRPEPPRPDTATPAAAPAGPRQSRPDTPAASQPRRKLSYKDKLELEALPARIEALEAEQAELSQQLSDPAFHQQDAATVTETAQRLQTLEQELEQAYSRWEELEEG
- a CDS encoding hypoxanthine-guanine phosphoribosyltransferase, whose translation is MKHDEVRAALEGAERIHDGAAVEAALARMAAEITADMADDLPLVLCVMIGGLVPAGRLLPLMNFPLEVDYVHATRYRGETSGGHLAWVAKPHTPLKDRTVLIIDDILDEGRTLAALQEYCAEEGAAHVRTAVLVRKDHDRCLPQVRADYIGLNVDDRYVFGAGMDYHGVLRNVDGIYAIREED
- a CDS encoding S-methyl-5'-thioinosine phosphorylase; protein product: MAVAIIGGTGLTRLDHLEITHREVVHTPYGEPSGPITHGILHGREVLFLARHGYGHTIPPHRVNYRANLWALQHLGVERLFAVAAVGGIHEAMYPGRVGFPDQVIDYTWDRKHTFFEDDLTHVTHIDFTYPYDDAMRQLLMAAAREVDLDAVEGGTYGATQGPRLETAAEIRRMKRDGCDVVGMTGMPEAALARELGIGYASCTVVANWAAGLDPAPITMEEIERHLNTGMENVRQLFGALIPKLES
- a CDS encoding ATP-binding cassette domain-containing protein, whose product is MLNLVNLTLRRGTEALLRDASATVRPGERVGLVGANGTGKSSLFALIRGELQPDAGECTLPPGLVMAHVAQETDATERPAVEFVMDGDAELREIESQLRDAEAADQGERIATLHGRIDSIGGYSARARAGALMHGLGFGPDDENTPVARFSGGWRMRLNLARALMCRSDLLLLDEPTNHLDLDAVLWLQDWLRSYPGTLLLIAHDRDFLDAVTQRILHLEQQTIHGYTGNYSDFERQRAERLAQQQAAYERQQAEIQRIQRFVDRFRAQATKARQAQSRVKTLERMEALSPAHVDSPFRFAFREPTHLPRPLLTLDKVSTGYDHTPVVSGINLALAPGDRLGILGPNGAGKSTLVRLLAGEQALLSGSREPAHQLRIGYFAQHQLEQLDPNASPVVHLQRLDDKAKELDLRNYLGGFGFQGDMALSPVAPFSGGEKARLVLAMLVYQRPNLLLLDEPTNHLDLDMRHALTMALQDYAGALVVIAHDRHLLRSTTDRLLLVADGRASAFDGDLDDYARWLAERRTAGTPAAARSADGGSGNRKEQRQRAAERRKQLQPLRKEVKRLESDVERLSARVQEVEDALADPALYEESAAARLQELLSEQARLRDDMERRESDWMDAMERLEQAENEEDPA
- a CDS encoding SlyX family protein, giving the protein MTEEVETRLADLEIRLTHQDDAIDTLTESLLRQQKIIDQQQEQIQRLHRRLRGIEEQRSDGGGGEAAEPPPPHY
- a CDS encoding DsrE family protein, with translation MAGHLVIVLLNTPLENAAAPLAQAAVAAAMGTRTDVVFTGASGAIAVEGAAASQPAEDGSGRSLHALIADAAEAGVTFRICSPAVARFGDALIPEIREVVGAAWLAGRVMDPDTVTLTY
- a CDS encoding NADPH-dependent 2,4-dienoyl-CoA reductase, with the protein product MSAHYPNLMQPLDLGFTQLRNRVLMGSMHTGLEDRRRDYEKLAVYFAERARGQAGLIVTGGIAPNLTGWLAPFSSKLTARHEVGRHRLVTDAVHDEGGKVCMQILHAGRYSYHPLSVAPSAIKAPINPFKPRALSRWGIERQIDAFVRCAVLAREAGYDGVEIMGSEGYLINQFVAPRTNHRTDEWGGSFENRARFPLEIVRRVREAVGYDFIIIYRLSMLDLVEGGSTWDEVVRLGQGVEAAGATLINTGIGWHEARVPTIQTSVPRGAFTGVTAALRGALQVPLVTVNRINMPADAEHILARGDADMVSMARPFLADPDWVEKAAAGRDAEINTCIACNQACLDHVFQQRRASCLVNPRACHETELNYLPTREPKRVAVVGAGPAGLSCATVLAERGHEVSLFDAADRIGGQFNMAKRVPGKEEFHETLRYFENRITLTGVHLQLGRRITCDHLVRDDFDAVVLATGVTPRMPDIPGLNHPKVMSYVDVLLHGREVGDRVAVMGAGGIGFDVSEYLSHGESRPSERVTDFFREWGVDGSFRARGGIEGVEAAPEPSARAIYLLQRKDEKLGKRLGKTTGWIHRTSLRNKGVEMLGGVAYERIDDDGLHIRIGDESRVLDVDTVVVCTGQEPQRSLHRPLENSGLEVHLIGGSNVAAELDAKRAIDEGARLAARL